CTAGATCCGTATATGCAACCTCTATACGATGCTTTACGCGATATGGTTCCTAATGAAAAACTCGATAGTTATATAGAAAAAGGAATTATACAAATCGCACCTATGGCATTTATGCGAGGTAGGACATTAGATAATGCTTTTGTAATCCTTGATGAGGCACAAAATACAACACATGCACAGATGAAAATGTTTCTGACACGTATGGGAAAAAATGCTAAATTTATTATTACGGGTGACCCTGGGCAGATAGATTTACCAAGAAGGGTTACTTCTGGGCTTAAAGAAGCTCTACTAGTGCTTAAAAACACACAGGGGATAGGTATGATTTACCTGGATGACAAAGATGTGATTCGTCATAAATTGGTGAAAAAGGTAATTGCAGCTTATAAAGAGATAGAACATAGAAATGGATAAATAGTTTCAGATTTTAGTTTCTAATTGAAATTAAAGCCCGAAACCCGAAACCTAAGTAATGAATACAATTGTAGATACAAACTATAATTTTCCTAATCAAAAATCAGTATACAAGGGAAAAGTAAGAGAAGTATATAGTATAAATGATGAACTTTTAGTGATGATTGCAACTGATCGTTTATCTGCGTTTGATGTAGTTATGCCAAGAGGAATTCCTTTTAAGGGGCAGATTCTTAATCAAATTGCAACCAAGATGATGAAAGAAACCGAAGATTTGGTGCCAAATTGGTTAATCGCCACTCCAGACCCAAATGTAGCAGTTGGTCATCTATGCCAACCTTTTAAAGTAGAGATGGTGATTAGAGGGTATCTTTCTGGTCATGCAGCTCGAGAATATAAAGCAGATAAGAGAATATTGTGCGGTGTATCTATGCCCGATGGTATGAAAGAGAATGATAAATTTCCAGAACCTATTATAACACCTTCTACCAAAGCTGATAATGGAGAGCATGATGAGGATATTTCTAGAGAAGAAATATTATCAAAAGGAATCGTTTCTGAAGAAGATTATTTGATTCTTGAAGATTATACTCGTAAACTTTTTCAAAGAGGTACAGAGATCGCTGCCAAAAGAGGATTGATCCTTGTGGATACCAAATATGAGTTTGGGAAAACAAAAGATGGTCAAATTGTATTGATTGACGAAATTCATACTCCGGATTCTTCTCGTTATTTTTATGCTGAAGGATATGAAGAACGACAACAGCATGGAGAATCACAAAAACAATTGTCTAAAGAATTCGTGAGACAATGGTTAATTAGTAATGGTTTTCAAGGTAAAGAAGGCCAACAGATTCCTGAAATGACAGATGAATATATTAGTTCTGTCTCTGAGCGATATATCGAATTATATGAAAATATAACAGGAGTATCTTTTATAAAAGAAGATGTCTCTGATATACAAGGAAGGATAGAAGAGAATGTACTTGATTATCTAAAGACAAAAAGTTAGATCTTAGGACCTAACTTTTTATCTTTATTACGAATTAGCACAATTTAATCTTTATTCATTACAATCTGGTTCTTGACACTGTATCTCTCTGCAAAAAGAGCCACATCGATAGCAAACGCCATTGTCAAATGGCATACATACAGGATCTAGATCTCCTCCATTAATAGATGATTGTTGCTTTCTGTTTAATTGTTGAGCTCCTTCGAGATGTAAAATGTTTGTTAACATGATTTTTGGATTTTTAAGATTAATAATTACCTAATTATTATATGACATACACTGTATGTCATGCAATGTAAGGTAGTTGATTTCTGAAATAAAAAACCATGTCAATGATTTGAAAAAAGCCTTGATAACCTATGATTTGAAGGTTTTTTATATGGTTTGTATTAAAATCAAGCCTATCATCAAAAATGAATTAAAACTTATCCTACGAATATCAGTTTTTAAGAATGATAAGAAAATATAATATGTTAAGGTGTTATGCCACCTTATACTCTAACAATTGTATATTATCTTGTAGGCGCTCTTTTACGATACTCATCATTCGTTTGTTTAATGCAGAAGAGTTTTTCATATAGATCTGGTATTCTTCTACAGTGAATTGCCCTATAATCATTCCTTTTAAACTATTTCTGAATTTCATGTCCTTTTGGATCGCATTCTCTATAAAATCAAAGCGTTTTTCTAAGGATAACTCATAGAAAGTATTCTTTCTTTTTTTAATGTAGTTTTTAAATACTTCGATCAATAGACCACCTTGTAGTTTTATAATAGGTCTAATCGTTTTGTTCTGAAATTGTTCATCATTAGACATGTTTTCAGAAACTCTTGCATTTAATAACTGCGGTCGTATTGCCAATAAATTTGATTCCCTGTTTTCCATAATAAAGAAGGTTTACTAAAAATAAGTATTTGTTGTGCTCAAAAATCAAGACCATGTTTAGAGTTTTAAACGACTTATAAACAATAAAAAAGTTGCATATACGGGATGTTTTGTTATACTAATCTAACCTTTTTGTTTTTCTGATACATTACCTTAACAATAAGTTATATATAATAAAAGCCCTCTATATAGAGGGCTTTTGTATAACAAGGTGTTTTTTCGTTTATTTCTTTATGAATTCTTCTTTACTTAAAATTTTGGCAGGAGTTTCACCAGATTTTTCAAGGTATTTGTTAAATTTTGCTACCTGTTTACCATTTATTTTTTCATATGCAGCCTTAGCTTCATTTAATCTAGCTTCTAATACTTCCTGATTTTCTAATTGTGCAAAAGAAGGTTTTTCGAACTGTTCTGCTACTTCGCCATATAAATCAGATA
The sequence above is a segment of the Aquimarina spinulae genome. Coding sequences within it:
- a CDS encoding phosphoribosylaminoimidazolesuccinocarboxamide synthase: MNTIVDTNYNFPNQKSVYKGKVREVYSINDELLVMIATDRLSAFDVVMPRGIPFKGQILNQIATKMMKETEDLVPNWLIATPDPNVAVGHLCQPFKVEMVIRGYLSGHAAREYKADKRILCGVSMPDGMKENDKFPEPIITPSTKADNGEHDEDISREEILSKGIVSEEDYLILEDYTRKLFQRGTEIAAKRGLILVDTKYEFGKTKDGQIVLIDEIHTPDSSRYFYAEGYEERQQHGESQKQLSKEFVRQWLISNGFQGKEGQQIPEMTDEYISSVSERYIELYENITGVSFIKEDVSDIQGRIEENVLDYLKTKS
- a CDS encoding glyoxalase, which encodes MENRESNLLAIRPQLLNARVSENMSNDEQFQNKTIRPIIKLQGGLLIEVFKNYIKKRKNTFYELSLEKRFDFIENAIQKDMKFRNSLKGMIIGQFTVEEYQIYMKNSSALNKRMMSIVKERLQDNIQLLEYKVA